The window TCATCTATTTTGTCGTGATCAAGCCATAGATCCGGTCCCCTCAAAAGTAGCCACCAGGGCGGGTCATAGACAAACTGGGCGGGCATGCTGTTGGTGAACTCGAAATCGAGTACGGCAGTAATTCGAAGCGACTTCGGGTCAATGAGCATATTCGCAGGCTGCATATCGTCGCAAAACACTTTGAACACCTTGTCTCCTTGACaccgaccgtcgtcgtcttccatGCAGTATTTTGGGATGAGACGTTCAAAGCGGCTTCGGGCGACAAATCGCCTGCGAACATCGGCCTCATCGTCTGCGAGGTTTCGCTGCGTGGCAAGGTGGAGCAGGCGCTGGCGGGCAATGGAGTGGAAGAAGTCGGCCGAAGACTTGAACGGTGCGTCGGAAAGTTTGTCCACCGGGTACCCTGTTCCCGTCACCAGCTCGTTCATGTCGAACGTCAGAGGTCTCTTGGTGATGGCCCAGGCACCTGAAGAGTCCTTGGAGATGGCGCCGATGAGAGGAAAGTCAAGTCGAGAGATTTGCAGGAGGTAATCTGCCAGCTGATCGTAGATGACGTCAAGCACGGCTTCATCAATGGCGGGGTTGAGAATCATGTCTgcatcatcgtcctcggtcgGTTCCCTAAGGAAGGTCGACAGCCGGGTCCCCTCGATGAAGTCCATGATGATGAAGGGGCCCAACTGCTGCGGGCTCTCCTCCGCCAAGCCCCAGCAACGGATGTTAGGCAAAGGGATCGTGGTATGCTGTCGGAGGTAGGCAATGGCGTTGACTTCGTTCATCACTTTTTCGCTCCTCCAGGGCGAGAAAGTATGGCCTGGCTTGGCAAAGCGAATGAGGGCGCTTGGCTGCTGCCGTCCAAATCCGACATGGAAGCTGATGTTGAAGGACCCCTTGAGAAAACCCAAATATTCGCCGGCCCCCTTGCCGTCCAAACGAGCATCGACGAACGCTACGACTTCATCTCTCGCATCGATGAGCCTACGGACCCAAGTCCTGCATTCGTCATCGGCGTCAGCCTGGGCAATCTCGTCGTAGTTTGTCATTGTTGCTCGAGATCCTGGCTTGAAatcgaggtcgaggatgggGACTCGCGATCGACGCTGAGGGAGCAGGGAGAGCGCTGCTTTATCCGGACAGGGCAAGGAGGCAATCCTTATTCCACAGATGGCTAGCAATGATGAAGTTGTTCGGGTACACCGTAATTATAACGTTGGTGGAGGTTGTTGGTTGCGACCAACAGATCTTGGAACCAAACACGTCAGCAATTTCGGCACGTGATAATGTGGACGAAACGCATCGTAAAGTATTGCTCCGGAATATTCGCAGATGTTCATATATGAGCTTTTGGCGAGGTGCCTCCGTACGGAATGCAAAGGCTGTCTTCATCCGGCCTCTTCCATCTCGGACCCTTCTAGCCGAGGGTGAAGTTGGTGCTTTACATGTACGTTGCTGTCCTTTGGCCTGTTTTGCACACAATGCTTTAGCCGAGGTACGAGGATGCGATCGATGCTTTGAGCTTGCAAACTGGCAAGAATGAACCTGCGTGTATTGTACACTGAGTTAAATTTGCGTGTGCTGCGAATATGATGTGAAGTTGGCATACGATTGGCTCACCGTATGGAACTGAGCCATTGGCCCTCCTGGTGCAACGAAATACTAGTAGCGAATAGCAGTGCATTCATTAGCGCTTTAATAGCGGGGACGACCGATTGTGGTGCCGCTGTTTAGTGCCTCCCCTCTGAAACTatggcgtacatgtacagtaagtacggagtacatctacagtactttgtaccTACAGGGAGCAATAAGAATATGATACAACAGAGGGAAAAAGGGGGCCGCCCTGActagggctacaacgaatcaaggatcgtgagatgggtcagaatcaatctattggtgttcttcttgatgatgttgttgccaACCACAAGGTGTCCTCTGGgcctgcttaaataggcgCAGATGTGGACACCGCTacgtaactaactacccggactttaaccccgttacaggcctgttgacgcgtcggcgcgacagaATATTATTAGTCCACATAGGTGTACAAGGCGGACTAGTAGTTATTCACTAAACCATTATTAGTAGTATATTCAGGCAACCAAGACCTGCATCGTGGACAGAACCTATTACCGTACTTGCGTTATGAACAGCTCCTTCACTCCTGTCGGGTGACAACCTCAGCCTCAAcgcctctcctctcctctgctCCCCTCTCTTCTCCGCTTCTTATCAAACCCTACTCGTACTTTTCAGGCCTCGCGAGAGACATTGAATTGACATGAAATGAAAATTGCGTCAGTTGACCTTTCCACCCAAAGGGCCCACCCCACGATGATGACGAACCTGTCATCACACCGCTAAAAGAACAGCCAGCCGCACATGGAAAGGGCACCAGTGACGGCGTGAATCAAGTAGGCTGCCTCCCTGCCTCCCTGCCTCCCTGCCTCCCTGCTTGCTTGTTCGTTTTTTTCTGGCAAGCAAGCGGCAACCTTTTCAGTGCTCATTGCTCTTGGCTTGCGTACGAGAGGGAGATGGACGTgagccacgacgacggcttaTCGCCTGGCGAACCATTGCGCCTTCAGCTCCTTAGCGATGGCCTCCTGGACATGGCAGAGGCCCAGCGAGTTTCGCACGCTCACACGCACCGCCTCAGAGATGCCAATGTCGAGTTGCCCCCATCTTGCACACGCGGCCAGCTTAGCATGGAacccgaggccgtcgacggggacgCGTACGACGAAGCTCGGGCCACGATGCTGGCGGTGGAAAAAGGGCTCGCGTTTGATTCCCGCTGTCGCACCAGGGCAACGGCCTTGGAGGCGAAGGCGAATAGTATTCTGCGAGCGCTTAGAAAACGGGACGAGGTTGATATCTACGGCGCGGCGGAGTACCGACTGGGCCATGACGGGCAGACGCATCGACGCTTCGCCGGCGACCGCTTCCTATCCAACCTCGACCTCATCCAAGAGACGGCCCTCTTCAGGGTGGCCCGTCACCTGCCCAAGGGCGCACACCTCCACATCCACTACAACGCATGCTTGCCGGCCGCGGTGCTGCTCGACTTGGCCAAGACGATGGATCGCATGTTCGTCACGAGCGACCTGCCTCTTGTCTCGAGCGACGGCTACGCGAACTTTGACAAGTGCGAGATTCAGTTTTCCCTACTGAGCCCCGACAAGGAGCGTCCCGGCAACGTCTTCTCGGCCGAGTACGAGCCGCGGCGGaccatggccttggccgactTCCTGCGATTGTTCCCGGACCACTAtcgacgagcgacggcggaTCAATGGCTGGCGGCGAAGCTCGTCTtccacgaggacgagacgtACAACGCCCTCCAGACCGCCGAAGGGTCCGTCTCCGCTTCCGTCGGGACGCGAACCGACGGCCTTGCAAGCTGACCTCTTTCTTTCCCGTCTCACTAGGGCGTGGGTCAAGTTTGACGGCCGAACGAGGATGATGAAGGGCCTCTTCAACTACGAGACGGCCTTTCGGACGTACACGCGACGCTTCCTCGAGGACCTGGCGCGGGACGGGATTTCGTACGCCGAGATTCGGCCCAATTTCATGGCGAGCAACCAGCTCtaccgcgacgacggctcggggCCCATGGACAACCGGGCCATGatgcagctcgtcgtcgacgaagccagCGACTTCCGACGCCGCTCGAGCCTGGCCGGCCGCTTCTTCGGCGGCATCAAGGTCATCTACTGCACCCCACGCGTGTTTTCTCCCGAGCAGATTGCCGACGCTCTCGACGAATGCCTCGAGTTCAAGAAGCTATGGCCCGAGTGGATCGCAGGCAAGTTGGCGGCCGCGCCGTCTTgtccgcccgcccgcccgcccgtccCGGCGCTGACCGTTCAGGCTTCGACATGGTGGGTCAGGAATCCAAGGGGAAACCGTTGAAGGCCTTTGCCAAGGAGCTCCTGGCGTTCAAGAAACGGTGCGCCACCTCTGGGGTGGACATACCCTTCCTCTTCCACTGCggcgagacgctcgaggtGGGCACCGACACAGACGAGAACCTTGTGGAcgcgctgctgctgggctCCAAGCGCATCGGTCACGgcttcgccctcggccgccatcccTTGCTGATGCAGCGGATCAAGGCCTGGGGCATCTGCCTCGAGCTGTGCCCGATCTCGAACGAGGTGCTGGGCCTGACGgcgcgcgtcggcggccatgccATGTACGCGCTGCTCGCCAACAACGTGCACTGCACCGTCAACTCGGACAACGGCACCCTGTTCCGGTAGGGTCGGCCCCCCTTGCCGCCCGACATGCTTGTCTCTCGGCGCCCTCTTCCCCCCTCTTCCCCCCTCTTCCCCTCTTCTTCCCCACTTCTTCCCCCCTCTTCCCCCCTCTTCCCCCTTCTTCCCCCCTCTTCCCCCCTCTGTCGTGTTCCTTTTCATTTCCCTCGTTTCCACCTTGTCGTACCTCATTTTTCACGTTGCATCGGCTGACGGGCATCGATCGAACTACAGGTCAACGCTGTCGCACGACTTTTACCAGATTATGGTTGGCAGCGCCGATATGGACCTATTTGGATGGAAGCAGCTCGCGCTGTGGAGCATGGACCACGCCTGTCTCGGCGATGCGGAGAAGACGGCCGTGTTGGCCGACTGGCAGGAACGGTGGGAGGCGTTCTTGAGGTGGATGATGGGCGAGTACGGCGATGCTGTCGGTTACCAGGCTCCGCTATAGCTACGAACACGTACTTTGGTATACCCAAGCTGGAGGATACGCACTGCAACGGCACAGGCCCCTCCCCGTCTTGGATGCtgggcgtactgtacatgcatgtaagtaggcGTAGGATGAATACGAGTCATGTCGTACGATGAGACAAGAAAAACCGTCGTattctactccgtattgtgcatgtaattaccCCGTACTCACTTACGGATACTGTACAATATGTGAGGGTACTCctacaataagtacagtaagtactccgtatgtgtGCTGTTGAGAGGAGGAATACGAGGAGAGTTTACTCCGTATACGAGGAGAGTTTATACGAGGAGAGTTTAATACGAGGAGAGTTTTGCCGACAAGTTCTcggtacagtaagtagtacatgtactccggacTTGCAACTACCTTTctgtatacggagtaatacagtaggTGTGAGTGCTTGCAGTAAAGTAAGCATTACTCACTtgcacagtgcatgtacagtccAGTACGCACGACGGCTACCGGTCCAAGTTCTCACAGACGGATTAAGTCAGCATCCGCATAGGTGCCCTTTCTTGTAATattctgtacttgcatgcgtgCAGTAATAAAAGTATGAGCACCGAGACCATGCCATTGCGTACACGTAACGTTGTACTACATCTTCACTTatgtacatataagtacatgcacaccccATACCCGAGTATCTGGACCTCCGGCATGACGGACAAGGTAGTATAGGCACTTGGTTAAacacagtgcaagtaccgagtgcatgtgcttacTGCACACCtatttgtacttgcttcCAACGGATTTCCTGCTTCTCCCCAGACCTTCCGAGGCGGGGCCACGATCCTTCCGTTCAAAAGTTGAGCAGATAAATAGTACTCATGATTGCCAAGGAAGTTCCAAACTGATAAAGACGAGACTGACACTGTGTTTGTGTGTGGTGCCGTAAGTATACGAGGACCCGAATGGAACCGCCTGGAATTGCCCaggtgcagtacttgtacatgtacttactcataATAATAGCACCGACAGAAACTCGATCCTGCCATGTTGCACGCGTGATGGAGTGGCAGATGATGAAGGAAAGAATCGACCTTGATAGGTGTAGGTGCCGACGCGCCTACAAATGCAGATGATCATGCAGGTCCGACGCGCTCATCTCAAGTATAAACTCCCGCCTGCCCGACCAAGCGACAGACGTCAGGACTCGACAGACCTGCTGTTCCTCCAGCCTGCCCTCCCGCCCCGCCCGCCACCTCGCACCGTCTTACGAGAGCCGACACAATGCAGTTCGCCGCTCTCATCAGCCTTCTCGTCCCTGCCGTGGCTGCCTTACCGTCGCAGCTACCCGACACCGACAGCCTAGCGCAGGTAAACATGGCCGCTTTAGAGGTATTAAAGGAGTGCAATATTCTTAGGATAATATCTACCTGTAATTCCCCACAGCCCAATCAGGACGAGTGCAATGCCGAGGTAAGCCCTGCATCTCCTGCCCGTCGTCCAGCCCGCGTCTTAACCATAGAGAATAGTGCAAGAAGTGTACAGGGATTGTAGATGCACCTAAGCTTGCCCCGAGAGAGCTGGCTGGAACGGAGGGAGATGAGCATGGCGGCTTATCCAATACGCCCGACCTGGCCGCTTGGTGGCCTTGTCCATAGTCGTCCTTCCTAGTTATGCATAGCTTGACGAGTTTATCAATTGTTGCTCCCTGCTTACACCATGCCGCCTTTGCACTGCTCTGCCAGGCGATTATTGTCGTTACTAAGAGTTCGCAACAATATGGCCAAACACGTACTTGCCTCTATCTTGTCGTTATCGACCAATAGTATCGGCCAGCTACTAATACGACTAGAGATATGAATGGAGACGGATGCCGAGGAGGTACCGGTCGGCGTAAAGGTTGCTCTTGGCGTATTCGTTTTGTTTCCAAGTATATAATGGAGGAACAACGCGTAAGGTTCGTGCTGATCTTGCAACGCTCAAGCAATAAGTGCCAAGACGAGCCCAACGTGGCTTCGCACTACTATAGCGTGCGCTATGCGGGCTGCTTGCCTCGGGCCGGCCCGATAGATGGGCTTAGCGCTAGTCTCGTACGCACGCGCATCTACAGGTTACTACTTCCTTACTCAAGTATACAAGcactctacggagtacggagtacaagtattgcacACTTAggtgcgagtacgagtacaaaGACAACTCGGGAGGCATAGCCGGATGGACGTATTGCCGGCCGAGAAACGAGATAAAATGGCATTCCAGTCGGTCGACGGCTAGCCACAGGCGCAGCCTTTTTCGAGCTGCCGTTAACGATGGAATCATACCCAGGGCGGTATGCATACCCATGCACCGCGCATCTCCTTGTACGGTTGCTCCAGTATATACGCGCAGCTCGCTAACAACGTGCACTGCACTGTCGACTCGGATAACGGCACCCTGTTCCGGTAGGATCGGCCCCCCTTGCCGCCTGATGCGCCCTGTTCTTGCCTCTTTCGTATCCCCTTTTATTTCCTTCGTTTCCACCATATCGCACGTCTTGTTTCACATTGCATCGGCTAACGGGCATCGATCGACATGCAGGTCAACGCTGTCGCACGACTTTTACTAGGTTATAGTTAGCAGCGCTAATATAGACCTATTTAGATAGAAGTAGCTTGCGCTGTAGAGTATGGATTATACCTgtctcggcgatgccggaAAAGGCGGTCGTATTGGCCGACTGGTAGGAACGGTAGGAGGCGTTCCTTGGGTGGATGATGGGCGAGTACGGCGATACCGTCGGTTACTAGGCTCCGCCATAGCtacgagtaagtacgtacttgtgcatgccCAAGCTGGAGGATACGCACTGCGACGGTACAGGCCCCTCCCTATCTTGCATGCCGCATGGGCGTGgacggtactgtacagagggcgtgggcggcactgtacatacatacaCATAGGCCTAGGATGAATACGAGTCTTGTCGTACGATGAGACGAGAAAAACCGCCGTATGCTATTTTGCATataactactccgtactcaccTATGGATACTGTATGTGAGGGCACTCctacaataagtacagtatgtgtgTTGttgagaggaggaggaataCGAGGAGAGTtttgcctacagtacaagtagggagtactccgcacagtagtacatgtaatccgtactgtatgtagGTCACGACGTTCCGACGGCCACGTGACGGCGGGCGCTCCgactccgtaagtactgtacttacttgcaactactgttctgcatacggagtacagtaggtgtgagtacgtaagtactgtacttcagtaaagtacagcaagtattacagtacttactcacttGCACCGTAAGTATATGCACTCCTCAGGGTGCAGGGTCGACATGTCCGTGCACATATATGTCAATAGTTGTTCACCTAGGTACCATCCAGGACACGTAATactttgtacagtacagtgcaagcaTCGTCCAATGAGCGCGATATGCGGAACTCGGCAGTGGCAGGAAAATGCGGAATAATGATGATACTATGCCCCTTTTCTTTTCCGCCATGGGGGCTTTCTGGGGTGTGATTCCCTGCGCCGGGCACTGCGAAGCGTCGATGACTTGGGCGCCGTTTTAttgcagtgcttgcacagtgcatgcacagccCAGTGCACACGACGGCAACCGGTCCAAGTCCTTAAGTACGCACGGATTAAGTCAGCATCCGTATAGGGGTACTTTCTTGCATTATtctgcacttgcatgtatgcAGCACAGAGCACACGCAATAGAGtgagtgtactgtaagtacttgcacggagtagacgtgcgtgtactgtacagtaataatggTACGAGCACTGAGACCATGCCaacctgtacggagtacacgtaagtCGTATTACTACATCTTCACTTACATGTCCTTACATGCACACCCCATGCCCGAGTATCTGGACCTCCGGCATGGCGGACAAGgtagtacaggtacttggtCGAATACAgcgcaagtacggaatacattgtacttgcaactattTGTAATTGCTTCCGACGGCCTTGCTGCTTCTCCCGGAGCTTCCGAGGCGGGGCCACGATCCTTCCGTTCAAAATCTGAGCAGATAAATAGTAATCATGGTTGCCAAGGAAATTCCAAACTGATAAGACTTAACAATActgcagcacggagtacatgtactcatcagtgcactgcaagtaataccgCGGGTAAACGAAGGAGACGAAGGCGGCCATGGGTCATTACGTATGCGTACCAGAGCGGAGCatcggcacatgtacatgtactatacTCGTAAGTAGTCCTAGCATTTACACGTGCacttacacgtacatgtacatgtatattgcgtccgagcaagtacaggtacatgatGGTGTTTGGGGTGAAAATTCATGTAGGTAAAGGCACTCCTCCAAACATAATAATACGTGCTGCAAGTCCGTATTATAGCTGCATCCTCCCCAGGCCCGCACCTCTTGGCGGCAACCATCCATGACGACAATCCACATCACCTGCAGCCCAGCGCAGGCAGGGACGATTCGGAGGCAGCGTTCCAAGATGG of the Drechmeria coniospora strain ARSEF 6962 chromosome 01, whole genome shotgun sequence genome contains:
- a CDS encoding Protein kinase-like domain protein, with protein sequence MTNYDEIAQADADDECRTWVRRLIDARDEVVAFVDARLDGKGAGEYLGFLKGSFNISFHVGFGRQQPSALIRFAKPGHTFSPWRSEKVMNEVNAIAYLRQHTTIPLPNIRCWGLAEESPQQLGPFIIMDFIEGTRLSTFLREPTEDDDADMILNPAIDEAVLDVIYDQLADYLLQISRLDFPLIGAISKDSSGAWAITKRPLTFDMNELVTGTGYPVDKLSDAPFKSSADFFHSIARQRLLHLATQRNLADDEADVRRRFVARSRFERLIPKYCMEDDDGRCQGDKVFKVFCDDMQPANMLIDPKSLRITAVLDFEFTNSMPAQFVYDPPWWLLLRGPDLWLDHDKIDEFLASYVPKMDKFLRALERVELKSAAAGDGSMEGQARLSARMRQSWNSGRFWFNYAARTCLDMDDIYWHALDHQLDGDRLTILDEAERAELEGLVKKKMEQRNSYSEDWAARFADEESE